From the Acidicapsa ligni genome, one window contains:
- a CDS encoding DUF4145 domain-containing protein — MAIEIDQLSNLLLKMADKSAPGREFSSAIAELARTGRFAQLQDVLPAVVYEELWHRYQSSPTAFIEEWQHLAHEMQYGFIQHARQRLTSLTHLQHAGSDIHTPAWKSIQRALDSSQNDLLRAAVAAEFLDLVEPAVARATHLRECVVASPSSEEADRYLDEATRCYFFALFTACAVMCRSVLEEAIKQKLPDALSKLIHARYRNAATLGNLLHEVNNNLIATGIDPAFPRLANQVNDIGRKAVHQGLLSEDESRTCLQNAREALQLLLQQ, encoded by the coding sequence ATGGCTATCGAAATCGACCAGCTCAGCAACCTGCTCCTCAAAATGGCTGACAAAAGCGCTCCCGGCCGTGAATTCTCCTCCGCCATCGCAGAGCTGGCCCGCACCGGACGCTTTGCCCAGCTTCAGGACGTCCTTCCCGCCGTTGTCTATGAAGAACTCTGGCACCGCTATCAATCCAGCCCCACTGCCTTCATCGAAGAATGGCAGCACCTCGCCCACGAGATGCAGTACGGTTTCATTCAGCACGCGCGCCAACGCCTCACCTCGCTCACCCACCTGCAACACGCAGGCAGCGACATCCACACACCAGCCTGGAAATCCATCCAGCGCGCACTCGACAGCAGCCAGAACGACCTGCTCCGCGCCGCCGTAGCCGCCGAGTTTCTCGATCTTGTAGAACCAGCCGTGGCACGCGCCACCCACCTGCGCGAATGCGTCGTCGCATCTCCATCCTCTGAAGAAGCCGACCGCTACCTAGACGAAGCCACACGCTGTTACTTCTTCGCTCTCTTCACTGCCTGCGCCGTCATGTGCCGCAGCGTCCTCGAAGAAGCCATCAAGCAAAAGCTCCCCGACGCTCTCAGCAAGCTCATCCACGCCCGCTATCGGAACGCCGCCACCCTCGGCAACCTGCTCCACGAGGTGAACAACAACCTCATCGCCACCGGTATCGACCCAGCCTTCCCCAGGCTCGCCAACCAGGTCAACGACATCGGCAGAAAAGCCGTCCACCAGGGACTGCTCTCCGAAGACGAATCCCGCACCTGCCTGCAAAACGCCCGCGAGGCCCTGCAACTCCTCCTGCAGCAGTAG
- a CDS encoding RNA polymerase sigma factor: MNMNPISAGHEPVPLSIGAPTSHTTQTDTDSILVDRVLSGELQAFAALVERWQRPLINMAWRYCHDRHRAEDMAQEALLRVWRGLAQWRRESSFSTWLFSVAANIYRTELKHIPSPAISFDQVSESSQPSIPFVHDAELDGAARDEAVRRAVFALPEKYREPLILFYFHEMDLVAAAATMRIPTGTMKARLSRGRALLKQRFPQLREQLPEHATDPEKSLPQRSSESNQNSRKEDPR; encoded by the coding sequence ATGAACATGAATCCGATTTCCGCCGGGCACGAGCCAGTTCCTCTTTCAATCGGGGCTCCAACCTCCCACACGACTCAAACCGATACCGACAGCATCCTCGTAGACCGCGTCCTGAGCGGCGAACTCCAGGCATTCGCGGCCCTCGTGGAGCGCTGGCAACGTCCGCTCATCAACATGGCATGGCGTTACTGCCACGATCGTCACCGGGCCGAAGACATGGCGCAGGAAGCCCTACTGCGAGTCTGGCGAGGACTCGCCCAATGGCGGCGCGAAAGCAGCTTCTCCACATGGCTCTTTTCCGTAGCCGCCAACATCTATCGCACCGAGTTAAAACACATCCCATCGCCTGCTATCTCATTCGACCAGGTTTCCGAATCGTCGCAGCCTTCAATCCCCTTCGTCCACGATGCGGAACTCGATGGCGCGGCCCGCGATGAAGCCGTCCGCCGCGCCGTCTTCGCTCTCCCGGAAAAATACCGCGAACCCCTGATCCTGTTCTACTTTCATGAAATGGACCTCGTAGCCGCAGCAGCCACCATGCGCATCCCCACAGGGACGATGAAGGCCCGGCTGTCTCGCGGTCGCGCACTTCTCAAGCAAAGATTCCCGCAACTCCGCGAACAATTGCCAGAGCACGCAACCGATCCTGAGAAATCGCTGCCACAACGCAGTTCAGAATCAAACCAGAATTCCAGGAAAGAAGACCCGCGATGA
- a CDS encoding RidA family protein: MSEELSLEPRNVIATNSAPKAIGPYSQGIRAGNLLFTSGQIALDPESQAVVAGGIKEQTTQVFANLKAILEAGGSSFAQVVKATVFLKNFDDFAAVNAIYATHLAAAGTQPPARTTVEVSRLPKDVLVEIDLVALVAS; encoded by the coding sequence ATGAGCGAAGAACTGAGCCTCGAACCCCGCAACGTTATCGCCACCAACAGCGCCCCCAAAGCCATCGGCCCCTATTCCCAGGGCATCCGTGCCGGAAACCTGCTCTTCACCTCGGGCCAGATCGCTCTCGATCCGGAGTCGCAGGCAGTTGTCGCTGGCGGCATCAAGGAACAGACCACCCAGGTCTTCGCCAATCTCAAAGCCATTCTCGAAGCAGGCGGCAGCAGCTTCGCCCAGGTCGTCAAAGCCACCGTCTTCCTCAAAAACTTCGACGACTTCGCCGCCGTGAATGCCATCTACGCCACCCATCTCGCCGCCGCTGGAACCCAGCCGCCCGCCCGCACCACCGTCGAAGTCTCACGCCTGCCCAAAGACGTTCTCGTGGAGATCGACCTGGTAGCTTTGGTAGCCAGCTAA